Part of the Thermodesulfobacteriota bacterium genome, ATGCACCGAAAGTTATTATGCTCACCAAAAAGATTGAGGCCATTGCACCCGCTAATGTCCAATTAGGCTTTAGATTTTTGATCCAATTTACAACTCCAGAGCTGGATTTAAGCTTTTCCTCATCTACTTTGCTCCAGAAATTGGACAAATAGGCTGATTCGGGCTCCATTTCGTCCAATGTGTCTAATAAACTCCATAATTCTTTAGACTCTGACGCATATTCTATGCAACTCGGGCAACACTCTAAATGCTCATTTAGATCAGATTTTGATATATCCAGACCATTTAGAGAATATTCTAAGAGCTGTTCTTTTATCTTGTTACAGTCCATATTCTCCCTCCTCAGTCAAATATGGTTTAAGCTTGTTTACTAATTTCATCCTTCCTCTATGAACATAGGCCTTAACTGCACCAACAGTGCATTCAAGCACATGGGCAGTTTCTTCGTACGATAGGCCTTCATATTTACAAAGCATAATAGCAATTTTTTCTCTTTCAGGCAAAGTTTCCATTGCGCTAAATATTACATTTCTCATTTCTTTTCTATAGATAATGTCATCTGATATTTCAACACTTATATCTTCTTGTTCTCCTGCCATTTCACTTATTTCATCTAAGCTAACATTGGTATTCTTTTTTTTTACGAACGTCAGGCTAACATTGGTTGCGATCTTATAGAGCCAGGTTGTAAATTTAGCCTCAGGTTTGTATTTATCAGCCGAGCGGTAGACTCTTAAAAATACTTCCTGTGCAAGATCTTCTGAATTTTCCTTTAAATTCGTAAATCTATATATGTAATTCAACACCCCTTTATAATGCCTTTTCATAAGCTCGCTAAATGCACTATCGTCCCCAGCTTTTGTCCTTAGCATTAGCTCTATATCGCTTTCCATATGAACGCCATAACAGCTTTATTAATTAATAACTGTAAATATCAGAAAAAGTTGCACAATTTCCCAAATTTAGTCTTAAATTCGCCCCATTATTAATATTTGAAGGAATTTAGCAATAGGTCATTATAAATCTTGTTGGATTATTTCTTTTTAAGTCTGTCTAGATACTCACCAGATCTAGTATCAACCCTAATAATGTCGCCAATATCTATAAATAGCGGTACCTGAATTGTAGCGCCGGTCTCAAGAACTGCAGGCTTGGTGCCTCCTGATACAGTATCTCCTTTAACACCTGGCTCTGTCTGAGAGATTTCAAGCTCAACCGCAGTCGGCAGCTCAACTCCCATAGGCTCATCATTATAGTATAGTATGTTTATTTCCTGCTGCTCTTTTATATAGTTAGCTGATTCTCCCAGCTGATCTTTAGTAAGCCCGTACTGTTCATAAGATTCTAAGTCCATAAAGTGAAAACCTATATCATCTTTATATAGAAACTGCATATTTTTTCTATCCATATCAGGAACTTTAAAAGCATCGCCAGATCTAAAGCTCTTTTCTTGAACAGCACCTGTCACAACATTTTTAATCTTGGTTTTCATCACAGCGCTTCTCTGGGCCATTTTTGAGTGCTTGTACTCAATAATCTCCCATATCTCTCCGTCATACTCTATCTTAAGTCCTTTATGAAATTGATTGGTTTCTACTACTCCCATGACATAATACCTCCTAAAATATCTTACAAACTTACTTGTTCATCGACCAGACCCTTTAAAAAAGATCCTCATCATCTAGGTCATTACTACTAATTGTAACACGATCTGAGTCTTGTGAAATGCGGTAGTCCTCTTTTGCCCAGGTGCCAAGATCAATCATCTTACATCTCTCTGAGCAAAAAGGCCTCCACTTATTCTCATGCCAGAGCACTTCCTTTTCACACTTTGGGCATTTTACTTTTAAAGTCATAAGCTATGTCCTCTTAAACATTCTCTCTATTTCGTAGTATGTAAGTTCTTGCGCAACCGGCCTTCCGTGCGGGCACGAGTGAGGGAATTCCATCTGATCAAGCTCGTTTAGAAGCGCTCTCATTTCCTCATGGCTTAGATTAAAACTGGCCGTTATAGAAGAATGGCATGCCATTGTGGCTATGACTAGATCTATTTTCTCACTAATGCTCTCCTCTTTACCTTCGGAGGCAATTTCTGAAACTACGTCTTTAACCAGTTCTGATGATTTGGCATTTCTAAGTAGAGCAGGAACCGAGCGTATTAAAAAACTGTTGTTGCCAAACTCTTCAATACTAAAACCTAAAGTTTCAAAGTCCGCTAGATGTTTAATAAGTAGACTTGCCTCAAACGGCGGAAGCTCCACGACCTCAGGAACTAGTAGTTCCTGGACCTGCAGCTTTTGATTCTTTAGGTAGGCATTTTTTAGTCTTTCATAGTTAATCCTCTCATGCGCAGCGTGCTGATCGACCAGTATCATTGCTCTCTCAGATGCGCATACAATGTAGAGCTCTCTAATCTGCCCCACAATCTTGAGATTGGAATAGAGGCCCTCTTTATCAAACAAACGATCTCCAGTCTGACCACTAATCGGGAACTCAGGAGTTAAATTTCGCCGGGGAGCTATATTTTCTTGAGAAACGTCTAAATTTTGCGGAGCTGACTTATTAAGGTGATGTACTTCTTCTGCTAATGCCCTATCAACATGGTAGGAAGAGTTAGGTTTATTGTAGCTGCTTGGTGAGTTGGTATTTTGCAAAAATCTATCATGTGCGTGAGTGACGCTTTCTTTATAACTCTTTATCCAAGGCGCATCTCTTAGCATG contains:
- a CDS encoding sigma-70 family RNA polymerase sigma factor; its protein translation is MESDIELMLRTKAGDDSAFSELMKRHYKGVLNYIYRFTNLKENSEDLAQEVFLRVYRSADKYKPEAKFTTWLYKIATNVSLTFVKKKNTNVSLDEISEMAGEQEDISVEISDDIIYRKEMRNVIFSAMETLPEREKIAIMLCKYEGLSYEETAHVLECTVGAVKAYVHRGRMKLVNKLKPYLTEEGEYGL
- the efp gene encoding elongation factor P, with the translated sequence MGVVETNQFHKGLKIEYDGEIWEIIEYKHSKMAQRSAVMKTKIKNVVTGAVQEKSFRSGDAFKVPDMDRKNMQFLYKDDIGFHFMDLESYEQYGLTKDQLGESANYIKEQQEINILYYNDEPMGVELPTAVELEISQTEPGVKGDTVSGGTKPAVLETGATIQVPLFIDIGDIIRVDTRSGEYLDRLKKK
- a CDS encoding DNA gyrase inhibitor YacG, with protein sequence MTLKVKCPKCEKEVLWHENKWRPFCSERCKMIDLGTWAKEDYRISQDSDRVTISSNDLDDEDLF